Genomic segment of Zootoca vivipara chromosome 4, rZooViv1.1, whole genome shotgun sequence:
ATGTTACCACCTCGCCCTCGGCTATGGCAAACAACAAGCTAGAGAATGGAGTTGCCCAGCTGATAACGGCAGAAGCCTGGAATATCAATTCAGCAGACTTGATGAAGAAAGCCCTTTCGCCGCTGGTAACTGTCCCCGCTCCGTCAATATTGACACCGCCGGCAGAATCCCAGAGCGGGGTCGCTCTCAAGGTAGCTGCCACGGTGCTTCAGCCCATTTGCTTAGGAGACAGCCCTGTGGTTCTCCCAATACACCTCCAAGTAGCAGGAAGCACAGCCCCTCAGATTGCTCCGAACGGCAACACTCCCTACGTCATGACCACTCAAGGCCCAGTGCCCCTGCCTGTCCTCTTAGAGCAACATGTGTTCCAACATTTAAACTCCCCACTGGTGTTACCGCAGAGTTCTCCCTGTGCAGCCAACTCCATTCACAGCAACCTCTTCCAGGGCTCTTCCGCTCCGCTGGGACAGCCGCAACTGTTGGATCAGAAACCATCAAATACAGCTCAGGAGTCTGTCTTACCTCCTGTGTTTCAGACCCCGGGATTTGCTGCCGTTTTGCAGGATCTCTTCCCCACACAAGGCGCCTTAGGTCCTTCGCCCTATCAGCCACCCCCAGACTGCTCTTCTGTCCCTCCGCCACAGCCCTTTGGCTCCCCGTTGTCTCCACTGGTTCCGCCAGCCACACTCTTGGTACCGTACCCCGTGATCGTTCCTCTGCCAGTCCCAGTTCCTATTCctatccccatccccatccccgtGCCCCATAGTGCTGAGTCTAAGGCCAACATGGACTACCCGAAACCAGCTGCTTCGTTCGTCTTGCATTCCTGCAAAGGTACCCAAACTCCCTTGGAGAAAGAAGAAACCAAACCATTCGATTTCATCCACCACAGAGAGCTTTCCCAGCTGAACCGGCACACTGTCATCAAGATGAGTAATGAGAATGAGGTCCTCGATCTGTCCATGAAAACAGCCCCTTTGCTTAAGGAAGGCGAGGACAATTCCCAGCTCTCACtggagggaggcgctttggacCTCTCAATTACTTCCTGTCGGAAGGCTAGCAACATCGAAGCAAGCAATAACGGCACCCGCTCTGGATCCGCGATGGATGGCGCTTCTCATTCTGCAGCGGATAAGCTTTCCGGCGCAGTTTtgccctttgcttcttccaagcTGCAGGAAGCTCTAGCAAAGGTGGAAAGCAGAGTGATCAGTAGCGGCTCATCTGAACTCCTGAGACAGCAGCCCAAATGGCTGGTGGACCAGACCAGTATAGCACCCTGCGAGCCGCCCACTGGCAATAACA
This window contains:
- the RAI2 gene encoding retinoic acid-induced protein 2, which produces MEELYKDTQNLPMDVTTSPSAMANNKLENGVAQLITAEAWNINSADLMKKALSPLVTVPAPSILTPPAESQSGVALKVAATVLQPICLGDSPVVLPIHLQVAGSTAPQIAPNGNTPYVMTTQGPVPLPVLLEQHVFQHLNSPLVLPQSSPCAANSIHSNLFQGSSAPLGQPQLLDQKPSNTAQESVLPPVFQTPGFAAVLQDLFPTQGALGPSPYQPPPDCSSVPPPQPFGSPLSPLVPPATLLVPYPVIVPLPVPVPIPIPIPIPVPHSAESKANMDYPKPAASFVLHSCKGTQTPLEKEETKPFDFIHHRELSQLNRHTVIKMSNENEVLDLSMKTAPLLKEGEDNSQLSLEGGALDLSITSCRKASNIEASNNGTRSGSAMDGASHSAADKLSGAVLPFASSKLQEALAKVESRVISSGSSELLRQQPKWLVDQTSIAPCEPPTGNNIEIVSTSQTAKVIVSVKDAVPTIFCGKIKGLSGVSTKNFSFKRDMPQDSALQCYDVKNQPEARDNAEALRKPIKNRSVKLKKMSSQEIHILPIKKQRLAAFFPRK